The nucleotide sequence CGAGCAGCCCGGCCCTGACCTCCGCCCACGCCTGGAGCAGCGCCTCCACGAAGGCGGCGATCGTCGCGGGGAACGAGAGCCGGCCGTACGCGCCCAAGAAGACGACGTCACCGACGGCGCGCAGCGCGTGGCCACCTGCTGCATTGCCACCGGCGCGCCAGCGGGAAGAGGTTAAAAACGCGTACTACGAATAGCCCATTTAGCAGAAGGAATTGCTACTCGTCCTGGCGGCAGCAAGAAAGAAGCTGAGTGCACGTACCTTCCATGGCTTGCTGCGTGCGTTCAGCGGCGTCGCACTTGAGTTCAGGCACTGCTGGTTTGAGGAGGCAACAACCATGGAGATAGAGAGAGACCACAGAGTGGGAGAATTGCCGCAAGATCGGATTGACTAAATAGGCGCCGTCTGAGTCAGATCTAGGGTACACGCGACTCTGGTCTCTCGCGCATGCGGCTGGCTCACTGCAGTGGTTGTTAGCCTGAGTGAGCACCTTTACAGTAGATGTCAGTTTGTCAGCATCTGCGCGATCGTATGCAGTACTATATTAATTTGATGGATTCCTACTCTGGTTCCATGCGCACGAGAAATGGTAACAAGGTTTTCTCGTCACACGTTGCCATGTGAGCCCTGCGGGGGTAGACTAGTGCAGGTTTTGGACGCTCTGGCCAGTTTGGGCAGCGGAGCAGAGCCAAAATGACCGCATCCAATGGACAGTGCGGTTGGTTGGCTCGGCTGACTGTGTCGAGCGTCGACCGAGCTAGTAGGCCCATGCATTTGCTACGAGCTAGGGACAGGGTCCGCTTGCATGCAGTTGAATTGCATGTGATGTGACAGCCTGTGGGATAGCTACGCGCAGTTTCAGTGACGTTCGCAGCAACGTGTTTGGTGCATCAGATTAATTGCAGCGATGGATAGATGCTTAACTACTCGTAATCGTAGCAGCTACGCACTTTTGTACTTCTATTTATGCGCGTCTTTGAGTGTGTGCCAATTATTGGACCACGTCCTTCTTATTATTATGTGCCATCGTAGAAAATCTTTGCCGTTGATGGCTACTAGGGTGCATATGCTTGCTTCGGGCACGCCGGGAGAGCCGGTGCCCAGTGGCGGCTGAGATCACACGATTAATGTATCAAATTAACAAGATGGTCCACGCATTTACATAGCTAGTGTCCTGTTAAATTCTTGTGCCATGGCTCTGTTTGAATAATTAGCGGCTaataattagctagctaatagttCATCActaatattagctagctaactagtCTTTGCTCCCCTCCTCTTTTGTTTGGCTCCTTTTGTATTGAACTACTACTTTTTCTTTAATAAATACTGCAGGGGCCCCGGCCCCTCTAGATTCGTAAAAAaaagctagctaactattagatGCTATTAGCTAGTTTTGTCCAACCAGTAGGATATTAGTTAGTTGGCATTCAATTAACAATTGGCTTAACTATTAGTCGAACCCGTTGGATCCAAAGAAGCTAATTATTAGCTCTATGGATCTATGCATGCCCTATGTCTTGCATCTTGTGTGCTTTCAAATCACTTCATTAGTAATTACTGTTTATGTCTATTGTAGTTGGAAATAGTTGTTCCGCCATAAACGAACTACATGCTACATCTTGCTTTATTGCTTTGGTTCATATCACAATCTTGACTCTTGAGCTATATATCAATACATGGGACCTAAACTTCGTTTAATTTAGTACCACATATTGGTcccgttcgtttcggctgaaaaaataaactgaaaagtacggattataagacaagcgaacagggccattgcTTGTACAATTCACTCATATCCCGCTTTGTAGACTAATGACATTACCGATGGTCCTTTTTTCTCGTGAGATGTAAAAGTTTTACCATCAACTATACAAATTACACCTTGCTTAGTTGCCTGGTCCACATTACAACCTCATGCTAAAGGCCTAAGCATAGTGCAAGCAGATAATGTTGTTAATTATTTGATTCTCTTCTCTCTATTGCTTGTCTTAGttatctctttttctttgttgtaGAGTGTGCATCAAACTAATAACTCATATGTAAGCAAGAGAAGCAAGTTACATTTGTAACAGCTTACGGGCGACCCTACTGAGTTTGCATGTCAATGAGACAATGGTGGGCAGGGCAACTCTACACAGGTTCCCGTTCCCCACGGTAAGGCATATTGAACTTTGTTTCCTATACTCTTGTGCCCAATTTATAGGACCCGTTTCCTAATTGATGTCATAATCAACATTCATGGTTCTCATTTGGTATCACAATGTTTTTGTTGGTATCATATAAGTGATTCAATCACGCAATGCACACATCATGGGGAGCTTGATCTATAGCTTGTGTAGTTTTAGGAGTAACATGTGTTCAAGTCTATTGTATGTCCCATAGATTGAGGCAAAAAGGAGGGAAGGTGAAGAAGAATACTATACTCCCCCAAATGGATTGTGCTTCCTAATTGGAACGATGGTAAAATATTGCCCACATGTACAACTTTGCTACTAATACCTCTCTTTGTGTAAATTTCATGTAGAGGAAAATGTACACTTGAGGACCTTTTCGGGATGGATGAGGAAGGGGGAGAGGATGAAACTAAAGCAAGCTTTCCTTTGGatagatgaaaattgaagcgagattccataagttttggtggaGAAATAGAAGGCTTCAACACAAAGGAAGCAAGGCAAAGGAGAATATCAAGGATTAAGAGGGAGGGAATACACCTAGGCCTCATTTGGGAGGCCCAATCCAAGGGGCCATCCCGACATTTTCCCTAGGAAACCCCCACCCTTCGCACACATGCAGAATTAGCCCCAGGCCACCTAACTCCGCCATTTGGAAGCTCACGTGAGGGTGGGCTGACCCAAGCCTTTTCCCTAGGGTGACTCTCCCCCACCTCTTGTGTCCGGGGATGGCTTCCCCGTGCACTAGAGCGAGACGAGAGGTTATGCTAGCACGCGCCAACAACCGTTGTCCTCGTAGCCTTGCCTCAGTCGCCTCGTGCCCCATCTACACCTCAGTCGATGTGCCTTTATGATCCAGAGTCGTCCTGGCATCTCGTTCATGATGAAAGCAAGTGGTGTCATCAAGTTCACGATGCAAGCAAGCGGTGTCATCAACAACGACCGCCTCCATCTCTCTGGAGTTAGATGTACCCAAACAGCAGTGGGGGGCATTGTTGATCTCCCCTACCATGGAAGGGGATCTGATCGTCCACATAAATCCCCTTAGTTAGAGGGCTGCTGTTCCTGGGCGAATTTCCCTCTCGTCCTAAACGAAGCCCTAGTGTTTAAAAGATGAGAGAGAATTGGAAATTTGATGATTGCAGGACATACATCAAGTTGAAATTCCTTAACAAAACCACTAAACTAAACACATCCAGTGTGCCCATACGAGGgcttgtttggtagagctccactTCTTGATTCTTTGATGGAGTGATTAAGTTAAAGTTAAATCTTATGAGGGAGCAGTGCGGTGAGTAGATAAGAATTAATTCTGAAGTGACCTCGACGGAGATTGGAGAGGGAGCACTGAGAAGTGAATTTCTTAACTCCCAATTCCTAGTGTAAACGAAGAAGTGATTCTTTCGCACTAGAATCTGTGTGGATTTTTAGCTCTACAAATAGGATTGTAAATACGTGCTTGGAGTGAAAAACTTGTCAGTATCAATAAATATATACAACAGAAGTGGCGATAAGTAACATAGAACTCCCCATTTATCGGCGGGAATGCCATGCGCCTGATCTCCAACTCAATACGGAGTAGTTTACATTACCTCGAACCAGACCCAACGTGATTTAATAGACTACGAACCAAATGCAGTAtttttttggtgcggtatcctatgttatagaaactatccGTTTCTTTCATCGGGACTGCCTAACATAGAACTCCATTTATCGGCGGGAATGCCATGCGCCTGATCTCCAACTCAATACGGAGTAGTTTAAATTACCTCGAACCAGACCCAACGTGATTTAATAGACTACGAACCAAATGCAGGGCATCAACGTATGCTCACATACATCACCGTCGCATTCATACTACCCCGCGCCCGGTGCCCAGTGGCATCATCGCACCCGCCCAAATTCCCAAGGCACGTAGCCGACGTAGGCCAAGCACCATCGCCCAGCGCCAATCGCGCAAGTGCGCCGCGCGCATCAAAGCCGGGAGAGAAGAGCCGCCTAAATAACATGCCCAGCGCGTCCAGGTCCCGCGACAGGAGGGCGTCGGCGTCGCCAATTAAACTCACTCACCACTGATACTTGGCCTTGACGAGGACGTCCTCATACAGAACGGCGGCGTGGTCCCAGCTGAGGTCCTGCGCCATGCCGCGCGCCTGCAGGCCGCGCCAGCTCTCCTTGTAGTTCCGGTACGTGTTGAGGCAGTGCGAGAGCGCGTCGATCATCCGATTCGCCTCCGCGCGGTCGAAGGTCCACCCGAGCCCGGTGTCGTTGAACGGGTCGAACGGCGCCACCGTGTCCCGGAGCCCGCCCACGGCGTGCACCACGGGCACGGTCCCGTACGCCATCGCGTAGAGCTGGTTCAGCCCGCACGGCTCGAACCGCGACGGCATTAGCAGGATGTCCGCGCCCGCCGTGATGCGGTGCGCCAGGGGAACCGAGAACCCGACCCACGCGCGCACCTTGTCGTTGTGCTCCGCCTCGCACCACCGCAGCATGTCCTCCAGGTCGGGGCGCCCGGTGCCCAGCATCACCAGCTGCACGTCCTGCCCCGCGATCCAGTGGATCGCGTCGGCGATGAGGTCCACGCCCTTCTGTCCATACAGACGCCCGATGAACCCGATCAGTGGCACGTCGTCGCGGACCTGCAGGGCGACCTTGCACTGCCGCTTGCCCGTGTCCAGCGTCTCGAACGTGTAGTTGGTGTAGCCGTCAGAGTGGAGGTGCACGTCCACAGCGGGGTTCCACTCGCTCATGTCGATGCCGTTCACGATGCCCTGCAGCTTCCAGTCGTTCTGATTTATGATGTCGTGGAGGCCCCACCCACCTTCCGAAGTCTTCAACTCCCACAGGTAGCCATTGCTGACGGTCACCACCCGATCTGCTGTCTTCAGCCCCGCAGCGAAAACGTTGCTGTGATCGCCACCGATATTGTCGTACAGTTTGAAGTGATCGATGTAGTGTTCAGGCAAGTAAAAAATGACGAAGTCGTCTACAGGGCCACGACCCTGCAGCAAATGTTAAATTGAGCATAACTGCATCAGTCATTTTGGCCGTGTCAGGTCAAATGAACAAAGCTTTTTTTTGAAAGTACAAATGAGCAAAAGCTAACTGAAATACATTAACCTACACAATAATTTATGTCTTGAGCACATAATTGTTCATTAAGTTTCATGAACTAAGACTACTAGCATATTCATTGCCATAAGAACTAACTAAATGAAACCTGAAAGTTACAATGAACCAAATTGTTGCCTGAAAGTAGCAAAGAACTGATGCTGAAAATAGGAAAGAACCTAATCGATCCCTCAAAATAGCAAAGCCTAAAACATATCCAGCAAAATTATTCCTAAGAATATATATCACAAAAACATTTCCTCACATGGGTAACTTTCCTTATCTACGACCACATTTTATCCTTTCAAAAAATTTCATAGTTTCGTTTCATCCGAGTTTCAGATCAGTAGTCAACTAAGAACATGATGATAGGCTTCTAGGTTAAGTATTATGAGAGAAAACAAGAGGCAGCATAAGTTTAAGGTGCAAAACCTGATGAGCAATGTTGTGTATCACAAGCACAGAGCGAGCATACTTCATCAAACCATTGTCCCGGTAATAAGCCTTTAGATAGACAGGCAGAAGTGCGGTATGCCAATCATTAGCAATGAAAACTAAGTTGCCATCACCATAGACGGTACCGCCACATGGAGCATACCATGGAACCTGCGTTCagaataaatttgaaaaggaagATAATGCAGATTTATCCGCCCACAACAAACTATAACAGACATGAGCTATAATCGAGTTTGTTATGACACAAACTATTCAATGAGGTGCGTAGACAGCTTGGAAAATAGAATAAAAACAAGAATTTATCTATGGGGCAGTGTGCATATTGTACAAGTACAATTTTACGGGGCCTGGACACTGTTGACTTATCAAAGTTTGCCAGTAATGAATTTATCTTTGTATTGGTCAGTAAGCAATCAGATATTTTAAAGTCCAAATTAGTTCTCTTTGTGAATTGCTTAGAAACCAATGTCTAGTAGTACCTCAACAGCGGCCTTGCAGAACAAAATCATGCGCTTCAAAATATCCTGCCATCAATTGATTAAATACAGAGACAGTTTAGATAAATATGACAGGTTTCCAATTGAATTTTCTACTGTTAGAAAAGGCACTTGAAAATTGGTGTTTACCGATCTTTCTCCTCCATAAATATCATTGTGCCGGTGCAGGAAGGGAGGGGCTTCTATGAATA is from Miscanthus floridulus cultivar M001 chromosome 7, ASM1932011v1, whole genome shotgun sequence and encodes:
- the LOC136464441 gene encoding soluble starch synthase 2-2, chloroplastic/amyloplastic gives rise to the protein MNIVVVASECAPFCKTGGLGDVVGALPKALARRGHRVMVVIPRYGEYAEARDLGVRRRYRVAGHDSEVTYFHSYIDGVDFVFIEAPPFLHRHNDIYGGERSDILKRMILFCKAAVEVPWYAPCGGTVYGDGNLVFIANDWHTALLPVYLKAYYRDNGLMKYARSVLVIHNIAHQGRGPVDDFVIFYLPEHYIDHFKLYDNIGGDHSNVFAAGLKTADRVVTVSNGYLWELKTSEGGWGLHDIINQNDWKLQGIVNGIDMSEWNPAVDVHLHSDGYTNYTFETLDTGKRQCKVALQVRDDVPLIGFIGRLYGQKGVDLIADAIHWIAGQDVQLVMLGTGRPDLEDMLRWCEAEHNDKVRAWVGFSVPLAHRITAGADILLMPSRFEPCGLNQLYAMAYGTVPVVHAVGGLRDTVAPFDPFNDTGLGWTFDRAEANRMIDALSHCLNTYRNYKESWRGLQARGMAQDLSWDHAAVLYEDVLVKAKYQW